A part of Rhinoderma darwinii isolate aRhiDar2 chromosome 1, aRhiDar2.hap1, whole genome shotgun sequence genomic DNA contains:
- the TM9SF1 gene encoding transmembrane 9 superfamily member 1 isoform X2 yields the protein MYVLHSLSVLFVWSMFPSPITGDNRYKQGDTVMLYVNKVGPYHNPQETYHYYQLAVCAPNQIRHKSLTLGEVLDGDRMAESMYKMAFRVNVDREPLCELKLSVSQVDELRQAIEELYYFEFVLDDIPIRGFVGYMEESGFLPHTHKIGLWAHLDFNIEYNEDRIIFANVSVRDVKPFSLDDVREPLSLTHTYSIRWFPTTVTYERRGDRLRDSSFFPKSLEIHWLSIINSMVLVFLLLGFVVIILMRVLKSDLARYNLDEEGTDDMEQGDNGWKIIHTDVFRFPPYRSLLCAVLGVGSQFLALGTGIIVMVLLGMFNVHRHGAINSAAILLYALTCCISGYVSSKFYRQMGGDRWVWNIVLTTSLFSAPFFLTWSVVNSVHWANGSTQALPATTILLLLTVWLLVGFPLTVIGGIFGKNSALSFEAPCRTKNIAREIPAQPWYKSAPVHMAIGGFLPFSAISVELYYIFATVWGREQYTLYGILFIVFAILLSVGACISVALTYFQLSGEDYRWWWRSIMSTGSTGAFIFLYSVFYYWRRSNMSGVVQTVEFFGYSFLTAYVFFLMLGTVSFTASLRFIRYIYVNLKMD from the exons ATGTATGTCTTGCACTCTCTTTCCGTCCTTTTTGTGTGGAGTATGTTTCCTTCACCAATAACCGGGGACAATCGATACAAGCAAGGTGACACAGTAATGCTGTATGTAAATAAAGTGGGGCCATATCACAACCCACAGGAAACCTATCACTACTATCAGCTGGCAGTGTGTGCCCCTAATCAAATTCGTCACAAGAGCCTGACCCTGGGCGAGGTGCTTGATGGAGATCGAATGGCAGAGTCAATGTACAAGATGGCATTCCGAGTCAATGTGGACAGAGAGCCCCTTTGTGAGCTTAAGTTGTCAGTGAGTCAG GTTGATGAGCTGCGCCAAGCCATTGAAGAACTATACTACTTTGAGTTTGTTTTGGATGATATCCCAATCCGTGGTTTTGTAGGATACATGGAGGAGAGTGGTTTCTTGCCACACACTCATAAAATTGGTTTGTGGGCTCACCTGGATTTCAACATAGAGTATAATGAAGATCGTATCATATTTGCCAATGTTAGTGTCCGAGATGTGAAACCATTCAGTTTAGATGATGTGAGGGAACCTCTCAGCTTGACTCACACTTACAGTATACGCTGGTTTCCTACCACTGTAACCTATGAGAGGCGTGGTGACCGCCTTAGAGACTCTAGCTTCTTCCCCAAGAGCTTGGAGATTCATTGGCTTTCCATCATCAATTCCATGGTGCTTGTTTTCCTGCTATTGGGTTTTGTGGTAATTATACTCATGCGTGTTCTTAAGAGCGACTTGGCACGGTACAATTTAGATGAGGAAGGAACAGATGACATGGAACAGGGCGACAATGGATGGAAGATTATACACACAGATGTTTTCCGTTTCCCACCTTATCGAAGTCTCCTTTGTGCTGTGCTTGGAGTAGGCTCACAGTTTCTTGCACTTGGGACAG GTATCATAGTAATGGTTCTTCTTGGCATGTTTAATGTGCACAGACATGGTGCTATCAATTCTGCAGCTATCTTACTATATGCACTCACTTGTTGCATCTCTGGCTATGTGTCTAGCAAATTTTATCGACAGATGGGGGGAGATCGATGGGTATGGAATATCGTCTTGACTACTAGCCTATTCTCAG ccccatttttccttACTTGGAGTGTTGTAAATTCAGTTCATTGGGCCAACGGTTCAACACAAGCTCTTCCAGCAACCacaatcctcctcctccttactGTCTGGCTTCTGGTTGGATTCCCGCTTACAGTTATTGGAGGCATTTTTGGTAAAAATAGTGCGCTAAGCTTTGAAGCTCCATGTCGGACTAAGAACATTGCTAGAGAGATTCCTGCTCAACCTTGGTACAAGTCTGCTCCAGTCCATATGGCCATTGGTGGATTCCTACCATTCAG TGCCATATCTGTGGAGCTGTACTACATTTTTGCTACTGTGTGGGGACGAGAGCAATACACACTGTATGGGATACTGTTCATTGTATTTGCCATCCTATTAAGTGTTGGTGCATGCATTTCTGTAGCTCTGACGTACTTCCAGCTGTCAGGTGAAGATTATCGCTGGTGGTGGCGGTCCATTATGAGTACAGGATCCACTGGAGCTTTTATCTTTCTGTACTCTGTTTTCTACTACTGGCGTCGTTCTAATATGTCAGGGGTTGTTCAGACTGTAGAGTTCTTTGGCTACTCTTTCCTTACTGCATATGTCTTTTTTCTTATGCTTGGAACGGTCAGTTTCACAGCATCACTTCGATTCATTCGCTATATATATGTCAACCTTAAAATGGACTGA
- the TM9SF1 gene encoding transmembrane 9 superfamily member 1 isoform X1, with the protein MTSPTWRPSGSVRESWRPSADMYVLHSLSVLFVWSMFPSPITGDNRYKQGDTVMLYVNKVGPYHNPQETYHYYQLAVCAPNQIRHKSLTLGEVLDGDRMAESMYKMAFRVNVDREPLCELKLSVSQVDELRQAIEELYYFEFVLDDIPIRGFVGYMEESGFLPHTHKIGLWAHLDFNIEYNEDRIIFANVSVRDVKPFSLDDVREPLSLTHTYSIRWFPTTVTYERRGDRLRDSSFFPKSLEIHWLSIINSMVLVFLLLGFVVIILMRVLKSDLARYNLDEEGTDDMEQGDNGWKIIHTDVFRFPPYRSLLCAVLGVGSQFLALGTGIIVMVLLGMFNVHRHGAINSAAILLYALTCCISGYVSSKFYRQMGGDRWVWNIVLTTSLFSAPFFLTWSVVNSVHWANGSTQALPATTILLLLTVWLLVGFPLTVIGGIFGKNSALSFEAPCRTKNIAREIPAQPWYKSAPVHMAIGGFLPFSAISVELYYIFATVWGREQYTLYGILFIVFAILLSVGACISVALTYFQLSGEDYRWWWRSIMSTGSTGAFIFLYSVFYYWRRSNMSGVVQTVEFFGYSFLTAYVFFLMLGTVSFTASLRFIRYIYVNLKMD; encoded by the exons ACATGTATGTCTTGCACTCTCTTTCCGTCCTTTTTGTGTGGAGTATGTTTCCTTCACCAATAACCGGGGACAATCGATACAAGCAAGGTGACACAGTAATGCTGTATGTAAATAAAGTGGGGCCATATCACAACCCACAGGAAACCTATCACTACTATCAGCTGGCAGTGTGTGCCCCTAATCAAATTCGTCACAAGAGCCTGACCCTGGGCGAGGTGCTTGATGGAGATCGAATGGCAGAGTCAATGTACAAGATGGCATTCCGAGTCAATGTGGACAGAGAGCCCCTTTGTGAGCTTAAGTTGTCAGTGAGTCAG GTTGATGAGCTGCGCCAAGCCATTGAAGAACTATACTACTTTGAGTTTGTTTTGGATGATATCCCAATCCGTGGTTTTGTAGGATACATGGAGGAGAGTGGTTTCTTGCCACACACTCATAAAATTGGTTTGTGGGCTCACCTGGATTTCAACATAGAGTATAATGAAGATCGTATCATATTTGCCAATGTTAGTGTCCGAGATGTGAAACCATTCAGTTTAGATGATGTGAGGGAACCTCTCAGCTTGACTCACACTTACAGTATACGCTGGTTTCCTACCACTGTAACCTATGAGAGGCGTGGTGACCGCCTTAGAGACTCTAGCTTCTTCCCCAAGAGCTTGGAGATTCATTGGCTTTCCATCATCAATTCCATGGTGCTTGTTTTCCTGCTATTGGGTTTTGTGGTAATTATACTCATGCGTGTTCTTAAGAGCGACTTGGCACGGTACAATTTAGATGAGGAAGGAACAGATGACATGGAACAGGGCGACAATGGATGGAAGATTATACACACAGATGTTTTCCGTTTCCCACCTTATCGAAGTCTCCTTTGTGCTGTGCTTGGAGTAGGCTCACAGTTTCTTGCACTTGGGACAG GTATCATAGTAATGGTTCTTCTTGGCATGTTTAATGTGCACAGACATGGTGCTATCAATTCTGCAGCTATCTTACTATATGCACTCACTTGTTGCATCTCTGGCTATGTGTCTAGCAAATTTTATCGACAGATGGGGGGAGATCGATGGGTATGGAATATCGTCTTGACTACTAGCCTATTCTCAG ccccatttttccttACTTGGAGTGTTGTAAATTCAGTTCATTGGGCCAACGGTTCAACACAAGCTCTTCCAGCAACCacaatcctcctcctccttactGTCTGGCTTCTGGTTGGATTCCCGCTTACAGTTATTGGAGGCATTTTTGGTAAAAATAGTGCGCTAAGCTTTGAAGCTCCATGTCGGACTAAGAACATTGCTAGAGAGATTCCTGCTCAACCTTGGTACAAGTCTGCTCCAGTCCATATGGCCATTGGTGGATTCCTACCATTCAG TGCCATATCTGTGGAGCTGTACTACATTTTTGCTACTGTGTGGGGACGAGAGCAATACACACTGTATGGGATACTGTTCATTGTATTTGCCATCCTATTAAGTGTTGGTGCATGCATTTCTGTAGCTCTGACGTACTTCCAGCTGTCAGGTGAAGATTATCGCTGGTGGTGGCGGTCCATTATGAGTACAGGATCCACTGGAGCTTTTATCTTTCTGTACTCTGTTTTCTACTACTGGCGTCGTTCTAATATGTCAGGGGTTGTTCAGACTGTAGAGTTCTTTGGCTACTCTTTCCTTACTGCATATGTCTTTTTTCTTATGCTTGGAACGGTCAGTTTCACAGCATCACTTCGATTCATTCGCTATATATATGTCAACCTTAAAATGGACTGA